Sequence from the Tenrec ecaudatus isolate mTenEca1 chromosome 6, mTenEca1.hap1, whole genome shotgun sequence genome:
ttataaactattattttgtcatatcttgctctgtccaatatcttcacccaccagggaggaggttgaaatgtagatatctgtaatcacttccccctttccactccaccctctctgcactctccctgtatcaccactcttaccactggtcctgaagggatcatctgccctggattccctgtttccagttcctatctataccagtgtacatcgtctgatctagccagatttgaaaggtagaattgggatcatgatagtggaaagggaggtagcatttaggaactagaaaaaagttgtatgtttcatcattgctaacctacaccctgactagctcatctcttccctgcgacctTTCCATAAAGGGCTGTATAGTTgcgtacagatggactttgggtctccaccccgcattccccctcattcacaatggtatggtttttttgttctgatgatgcctaatacctcatccctttgacaccttgtgatcgcacaggctggtgtgcttcttcttccatgtggactttgttgctcctgaggtaGAGgaatacttgtttatcttcaagtttttaagaccccagacactgtatcttttgataggcagacacCACCAGctatcttcgccacatttgcttatgcacccactttgccttcagcaattgtgtcaggatggtcagcatcatggaatgccaatttaatagaaccaagtattcttgcattgagggagcacttgagtggaggcccaatgtctatctgctaccttaatactaaacctataaataatgcacatatatctatttccacatcctcatatataaatatatttacatatgtacatgcctgtgtttacacCTTgacaaatgccctttacctcctagcactttcctctagttcttttactttcctttgtcccactatcttgctcagccttcatttgggattaCAGTAATTACTCTAGGTTATATTACCCTTTCTAATGCCCCACCAGGACCCCTACACACTCCTCACCTCCTCACCacctttttggatcacttgttgttcccttgttcctggtatATATATAATCCTGCAGCAATGGTGCATGGATAGATTCACAGGCAAAATGGTGTGAGGAGAGTGGAAATAAacccacaaatacacacacacacatatttgtgTATTAGTATTAACCTTTGCTACAAATATAACCATGAATATTGTGGAGCCTATCTGGGACAAACTTATTAGAAAAAACTTCTTATACAGATACAAACACCGTAGAGGAGTGAGTCACAGCACCCCAGGCTCAGGATCATAGTCCCAGGGGACATTAACGTTGGTTAAGTTTAAAATAatacacaaagacaatgttccatATCCTACCTGACTGAGTAgcaactgggatcttaaaagttaAGAATAGCCAACTAAGGTGCAGCTATTTGAAGAAAGAATGCAAGAATCATATAATAGTTTAAAGGAACACTTCCATTTCAGTCTCCATCACCCTGAGAAGAGAAGGAGTAGATGATGCCTGTTAGTATGACTAACTACTCTGAAGGTGATCACACGAACAGGTCTTGagtagagggggagaaaaatgtggaacaagacCTAAAACCCTAAGACCAAGTTGACTTGTTGGCTAGAGACTGGTGGCATCTGTGAAATTATTATTCCCTTGTCTCCCTTCAAATCTGGCACTGAAACCATACCCATGGTTCAATTTTCAACCAAACATTGTAATGGGAGGATAATACTATCAGTGAGATGTGCACATCTTAGAATAACCAAACATTTGGGATCAAGAGGGCGATACCCACACTAAGACAAAGTACAGGATGGTTAGAAATGCAGATGgaatggaagcagaaaacagaaagaagggGGGCAAGTGAAGTTATCTTGTGGATATTACAATCAATGATAAAACAAAATGTACATGAAAAAGCTTCttacaattcacaataaaatgtttttgttgttgttgttttaatacttgaacttaaaaaaaaatcaaccttaaAATAAGGACACTTTTCTCCATTAAAATTCAGCCATGCTGCAAATGATTTGAAGTTAGTAGGTACAGACTAAAAGGTTGATATTTTAAACCAATCCAGAGATGCCAAATAAAAATGACTGGTGataaattttcataaatattaaattaaaaaatcctATGGAGCTCAGTTTTACTTGGTAATATGATGAAATATGACAGaacttttaaagttttctttcattAAAATCAAAGAGTCATTGCTTTTCTGCTGTGTGTTAGGTTGTGGAATTTGGTTTTCTGAGTGTGTAGAGGGgtagttaaaatatattttcctatTTTATACAATTATGATCAATAAGTGACATCATAATTTATGTTGGCTCCTGAAACTTACTCAACACATACaaacaattttaatttttttctagaaaaTTAAAATCCACATCATTTGGTAAATACTGTATCTTGCACAATAATTTCCTAATTGTCTTACGCAATACTTAAATGATGTTCATTTTGCCATAAAAATTCTTTATTGTTAAATGTTGACTGTAATCAGTGGGATTACATAGAATTTCAGGCTACTGGACAGGTCTGCCACAGAATCCTAGGCTGAGATTTTCCAGGTGAAAAATTACATGTGCTTTTGATAAATAACTAAGGATATGATTGCCCAAATTTATATGTTTATTTCACTATATTTTGCATACGCGATAATACTTcatatcttcaaaatatttactttgtgAACATGTGATTAATGGATTAAATAACAAGACTTTCATATTAAATCAATTATTTCTAATAAAGTGGAACATTAGTTCACATTAGgataaatatttgtatttattttaccTTACaatatatgtttttttgttttctttacagacTCATAGAAACCTTTTATATATTGTGTTATTAACTCTTTCTTAGTAAATAAGTCAGAATCCTGCTCTTTTGAGATGGATTAGTCAATAATAAATAATTTACTAGGATTACTCAATAATAAttaattctatttatttaaaaataattttattaatgtaTACATCACATACCAGTCAattaaatcattcaatcatattaagaagaattgtgcaacCATCATCACAACcactttcagaacattttcttttaataacattttctCTCCAATTTTTTCTATCTATTTTGTTACTTACAGTGGAATTTAAAGTTTGTTACATCaagtatttcatttaaaaataatggtgTGAGgggtgactttttaaaaagacattaatgcaCATATTATAAACCTTGACCAGTAtctaaaaacaagaaaataagaaatttaaCAATGAAATTTTCTGGCTGCAGGATGCTTTATCCCTTCTAGAACATTGGTAATTAATTGCTCATTCATTAATGAAAGGTTGGGCAAACATAATTAAATGGCTGTGAGATCAGCCTCATTTTTCTATACATTAAGTAATTAGGGCTGTGTTTATTAGCTTCATGAAAAATATAAAGTCAACatgaatatttcaccttcatttATCAACTTAGGTTCACTTTATTTCTTGGAGAGTAATGGAATTTTTTTGATTAAGTCAAAAAAGGCTTGCTTAACTTGCGTATTCCTCAGGGTATATATGAAAGGATTCAGCATTGGTGATATGGATGCAATAAGCAGTGACACAATTTTATCAATCTGCACATCTTCTTTCCCAGAAGTTTTGAGATAGATGAAGATGCAGCTTCCATAGGAGATGGAGACTACAATCATGTGGGAAGAACAGGTGGAAAAGGCCTTTTTCCTTTGTTGAGCTGAAGGGAATTTTAGGATTGTCTTAATTATATACATGTAGGAAAAAACAACACATATAAGAGTAATGATGAAAATCAGTGCAGCACAGGCGATAACCATCCGCTCAATTAACCATGTGTCTGAGCATGAGATTTCCAGAAGAGGTAGTTCATCACAGCCAAAATGATCAATGGCATTTGAGTCACAGAATTCCAGATTCACAATTAAGCTAAATGGgggaaagataattaaaaaggccATCATCCAACAACAGATAACAATTGTTTTGCATACTCTGAGGTTCATGATTGTCATATAATGCAGGGGTTTGCAGATGGCCACATACCGATCATAAGACATAATGGCCAAAAGGAAAAAGTCAGATGCCGCGAAGATATCTATAAAAAATAATTGAATGAAACATGCAGTATAGGTAATTGTTCTGTCTCCAGTTGATATACTGTACATGAATCTTGGGATACAGGCCGTTGTAAATGAGATTTCCAGAAAAGAGAAATTCTGAAGGAAAAAATACATTGGTGTTTTGAGGTGGGAATCTGCCCAAGTGAGGATAATGATGGTCAGATTTCCACATATACTCAACATGTAGGTGATAAGGAGAAAAATCAAAATCAAAACCTGCAGGTATGGATCTTCTGTTAATCCCAGAAGAATGAATGTGGTTATCGTTGTATGGTTCCTCATTATTGAACTTCAGGCTTATGTCAAACCTATGTGCAAATATCAGAGGAAAGAGAATTGCAGAATTCAGTGACAAAATGAGTCAATGATAAACTTTCACATTCAAACTACATAAGACAAGCATTTTATTTGTTCACCCATGGTATACTTTTTCTAACTTCTTTTGATCTGAGGTCCTTCAGTAAGTGATACTGAATGGataaatgaatattttaattattttttatttatatattttgtcaCTTTTCCTTATAATTATATGGTAATCATGTATGAATGAACTTAACatttcaaattctaccttgcgcttgctcatttttattttaaacaatcaGATTTATAACTTCACATATCACCAGCTTCAAAACCAATATCTTAAATCTACCCCTTGGATTATACTTCGTGTGCTTTTGATGTCCTCTTTTATTACCTTATGAGACATTTGGGAGTATAATGAATTCAATGTGAATGAACATGAAATATACACTTTAATTCTCCTACTAGAAACGGTGTACCCCACCTTTCCTTTTGTCCAAGTTCCTTTTGTTTGTGACTAGCTATGCACTTTGCATTCAATAACTGTaactgttttctttctacttctaaAATCGTTTAAAACTTCCCAAATGTGCATATACATATGATTTAGTTCAATGTATAAACTTAATAACAGCTAACACATAACTATCTTGCTGCAGGCACTGTTTAAAGTGTAGTGCATAAGTTATTGATACAATCTTGTGACGTAGGGAGAGATATAATCTCTATTCTGCAAATATAAAACTCTGATGATACAGAGAGGTAAAATATGTCCCCATTGCTTCCTAGAGATTCACAACTATTGAAATACCAATATTCTAACTGTGAACACTGCAAGTCAATTCATGCACATACTAGAAAGTGTCCTTTAATGTAGACAATGCTTTCTTTAAAAACCCTTAAATGTAAAGTGATTATGTAATTTATTGTAAAATACCACATTTGAGAAACAAATGAGGATATTATTCAAATTGCATTAATGCAATTGGCATAAATGGAACTCATGAGGACACAAAGTAAATCAAGCCTCATGTCACCTTCATTCAACCTTTGTCTCAATTCACATGTACTATCAGAGCTACTGGTCAGTAAAATTTGCTTAACTGACTCATTTGCCTTACCTTATTACTTATAAGTTTTGGTTTCCATTGTTTTTGTCAGCCTCCATTATCAACCCCAAGTTTTCAAGCTAAGATTTTCTAACTTCCACTACATATGAAAGGTATCTATAAGAGAAAGAAATGTTCTtgtgattttaaaacattttccacaGAAATTCTTTATAATGCATAATACCAGATCCTTGAATAAATGCCACACCTATATCTTTTTCTGAATGTACTGAGCACTGTATTCACTACTATAGATGTGGTCTCCATGGCACGGCCACTCTCACATGGGCACGGATATGAGCCCACGTTCATGGTGGAAGGAGCTTGACAGAGAGCTAGGCTCTGGAGCAGAGGACTATCATCAGGAGTCCACACTGAGAGTGTGTTTTCCTGGCTTAGAGTAGATGAGCCTATTAGAAAACTGGACTCTCGAGTGTGGCAGTATTATTTGGAGGTGACTCTCCAGGTTACCCTCAGCATCTCCGTTCCTGCGTCATGCTTTGTTGGACTCTCCAGGCATGACAGAGTGGTGCTCCCAGcattttaattgattttttatTATGTCTTAACAGTATTTTTCATCATGCATACTCAATGTTTTTCTCTGAACTGAATCTGGACTCCCATAAATATTAAGTATACACTGTGTTCTATGTTCATATTGATGCTACCATTTTTTCATATAAGCACTTTTACCCTGGGTTTTTGACTTGTCTGTGAGCAAAgttctcccaggtgggaggcagtTCTGAATTTCCTGTGATCTGGAAGCAAGCAATGAATTTTAAAACGTTACAGAAATCATAAGGGACTTCAGGCACACGTTCAGACCCACTGCGGATGCCACTGGCTACCCATGTCAGCATGTGCACAGAAATGCTTTGGATTTATTTGTTCTGTCAATTTTGGGTTGTGAAACAAAATATTCTACAGCAGCCCACCTTGAAAACAGAATGAACCCCGAAAAAAAATAGGGAAAATAAAGCCTCAGACAATGTATAACTATACTGTTTTTGTGTGTAGCTTTTTCCATATGTATGTTTATCTGCATGTTTGCACAAATttacacatatgcatacacatatgcatatatccACATTCTTCCTCCAACCCCCACCCACACTCCGAGACATGGAGGACTTTTcctacatatgttccctgaaaCCAGAATAAATAATTATATTGTAACTATATTTTTAGGGAAAAACATACATTACTAATGACTATTGTAAATGCTGTCATCAAATGTAGTATTTGTACTATTAAACCTACTACTTCAATTATCTGTTTTTCCGTTGTGCCAGTCTAAGGCATAGGGTAAAGACAACTGAAGTCACACACTCATACTTACCGGTACAGGAGTTGGTATTACACGGCATCTCTTGGCaatttatcacagacagcattttatTTACAGGAGGCTCAGGGTGACCAGTAGAGCCTTGTGAATGCTGTTTTCTCAAGAACCCAGACTAATCTAGAAAGGACCCTGGAAATTCCCTGTGTGAACACTTTTACTTTTTCTGTGATGCCGACAGAATACATCCTCATTCTCTTAATGCATAAAATAAAGATTTTAAACAAAAGATACATGATACATGTTTTTGTTCTCTAATAAAGAGGAATGGTGGCCATATCCAGACTTATCAATTAATTAAGGATAATTGAGTTGAACTCACAAGTCAGGAAGACATATTTACTCACAAATGTTGAAGCTAGTTACTTTATATAGCCCATGTTTAACAGGAGACAAAAGTGGAACAACACAAAAGGTCCTTTGTGGTCCATCTCTGAAAGTCACTAGGAATCTTCATTCTAATTAGTTTTGGCAATCAGCATTACAAAAGCAGTAAGGGGACAGAGTCCTTAGGGGAAAGAAGATAAGCAGTAGCTCCACATACACCAGGTTTGTAAAAATCTATATCAAATAAGATTTTTTCCTGGATTATTTAAGACACTGAAATTTGTATGAGATTCTTCCCTCCACTAATTGTATTAAGTAATATAATACAATATATTGTTATTAAAACTAAATAATAGAAAGGAAACCAAGGTGGCACTGTAAATTATTTATGAAAATAAGGGTTGAGAATATCCTGTcaaataaaagtaaattttctaAAAGATTTTGCAATCTAGCATTTTTATCCAATATACCTGTTTTTCTTAAATTAAATGGTAAAATAATTGAAATACAAGCTCCATTGTGATATTGCAATATTCTAAATTCCTTCCTAGACATGAACccatatacatatgaatttaCCTGAGAAATGGGATCTTATGTTACAAAGAATGAAGAAACTAAATAGCAAATCAATGGAAACTCTTTTTTCTGAAAGAGGTGTATTCATATTATATAAACTATTTTATAAtgttttaataataaatattacACTCTGTATGCTGAATAAAAATATAGTCTGCAGTTTGATAGTTCACCCTTTTTATGAAGACATTCCAAAATAGACTAAAGATGTAAACCTTAAAATGtaagaacaaaaatgaaaataatttaagactatttatttctatttagttttataaatatcaAATCAAGTATTCATCATAGCACATTATAGGGGTATTGATAATTATTATAACTAAAGCTAAAGTATTTATTACATAAGGTGAAATACAatatttaaagaattttaaatctgaaaattatatttaaacatatatgagtAGCAGAAAGGTAATagaactgaaaataaaaaaaccttGGGGCTTAGCTTCTGAGTCTATTTTGGATCAGATGTTCATTTTGTTATACAAGTAATAAGAAATATattgctacaactgttgttggatttTTCATCAGTGAAATATTACTTGCAGGTGATATTGGTGTTAATAACATTGTTATATATTTTATGCAAAGAAGAGTACTTTGGAATGGATACTAGTATAGATCTTTTATACTCAGTTCACCAAGTAGCTAACTTTAAATTTTCTTCTCATAGATGAGAGAGTACTTCCAGGGTCTCAGCAGCTTGTTGACAAATTTCAATTGGCTTTCCATAATTTCTATGAGCCATGATTTTGGCTAATGACTTCCGTGCTGCATGGACTTCTTCTGTACCTTGACTCTTGATCATAAGCACTTGAATTCATTAAATGTTGACActttttttggtacaatgactctggatattctttccattttcttattaTGTTTTCTATATCATAAAATATTTACCAATGGAATCTTTCAGCATTGGGTCTCggtgtttgaatttttcttttgtaCATTCAGATTAAGATCTGCTAAATGTGttctttctggttttgtttgtttgttttttgttgttattgtttgaagtgaacaTGTTTGTCGCAAGACTCCAAGTTCATTTCAGTTTCActatcctttttttctttctgattttttaattctacatcttttcacatttcattatagtatttcattttgtttttcatagcagccctttaaatttttctgttcagctcttgtagttcatcttttcttccatgcaCCTTAACTACTCTGCCATTAGGagagcatgtttcagagtctttctgatatctactttgttactttttgttctttcttgacttaatgactttttgctttctacaTGTATTGTATTTTTGATATCATCCCGCAACTCAACAGGTATTTTGTCATTAATGCTCAAAGCAGTAAATATGTTCTTGAAAATCAAGTGAAATATACTCAGGTTGGATCGGGGCTCCTGTggactcattttaattttcttcaactttaatctgaaCTTAAAAATGAGTATGAATTAGTAAGTTTAAATCTAGACTTTCACCAAGAGTTGATAGTCCTAAGATAGACATGCTACTTATACCCTATATAAGAAACATACAAGAGACCAAATGAAACAGATAGGATGATAATTCTGGAAATCAGAACTCCATATGAAAGGATAAAAATGTGGATTGAATATTAGCTAGACTTTAAAACTAAACAAAAGAGACCAATAGGAAATGAAGGAACAGCTGAATAGTCAGCTGGTCTGATGCAGTGTTGCCTTCTTAAAATTTTCTAGTATCATTCTAGCAAGACAGTCAGTTCATAGCACAAACCTTCAACCTCCCACATCAGGGGCTGACAACCAGAAACTTTCAGTACAAGCCTTGTTCTCTGCATCCTCCTAGTGACCAGAAGCAGGACCGCCCCTTCCCAAACTCACTAATCCAAGTGACTGAATGGaccccaagcaagacaaactcaaAGAGAAAAAATAAGACATATCATAAATAAACTTCCAAAgggaaagataaaaagaaagtcCTAAGACcaattccagaaaaaaaaaagttatctaCAATGGGATCCAATATATGTAAGCTCTGACTTCTCAGTAGAAACCATGCAGTTAAGAAGGCAACGAAATGATATGTATTAATCTCAAAAGCTAAGAAAAGCAATGGTCAACCGAGAAACATAGTCACAAATTTGTCTCTTGAGTATTGCAGCAAGAACACTGGACCTTCCAGATACCCTGaaataaaggaaattttaaaatctaaataAACTTTCCAAAATATCCTAAAGAAAGTTTTTTGAAAACAAAGTAATAACCATAGACAAGAGATGAGATTAACATACATGACCACACAATTCGAACGTCAGTTCAGTTATAAAAGTatcagaataaaaaagaaaaccaacctcATGATTGAAAATAGAGACCAGAATTAGTAATTTGTAAACAAAGATAATTAAAAGTAAATAGTGTGAACAATAGTGTAGTTATAGAAATTCCAGATGAAATGGAATTCAAATAGTTTCCAAGAtaaagcagatttttttttaatttggaaggaAATTAATGAACTACAGAGTAGCATAGAAGAAAACAACGTTTATAAAGAAATCAAAAAGCAAACTGCAATAAGGGTttagtaaaaagagaaaaaatggggATAAAAATGAGAAGAATCCAAAAGCAAAATTGATTGCCTATGGAACAATATGGGGACATAGACACTAGAAGGACCGCAGAAAATGAAAAATGCAATAAAATGACAGCCATACACTCATACATATCCAAAATATCACTAAATATAAATGGATTATATGGACCAATCAAGAGACAAAGAGTGGCAGGATAAAGAAGAGAAAGCACCCATCACATGCTGTCTCAAAGAAATGCACATCAGACACAAATGGCAAATAATAA
This genomic interval carries:
- the LOC142450927 gene encoding olfactory receptor 6C68-like; amino-acid sequence: MRNHTTITTFILLGLTEDPYLQVLILIFLLITYMLSICGNLTIIILTWADSHLKTPMYFFLQNFSFLEISFTTACIPRFMYSISTGDRTITYTACFIQLFFIDIFAASDFFLLAIMSYDRYVAICKPLHYMTIMNLRVCKTIVICCWMMAFLIIFPPFSLIVNLEFCDSNAIDHFGCDELPLLEISCSDTWLIERMVIACAALIFIITLICVVFSYMYIIKTILKFPSAQQRKKAFSTCSSHMIVVSISYGSCIFIYLKTSGKEDVQIDKIVSLLIASISPMLNPFIYTLRNTQVKQAFFDLIKKIPLLSKK